A single region of the Brachypodium distachyon strain Bd21 chromosome 3, Brachypodium_distachyon_v3.0, whole genome shotgun sequence genome encodes:
- the LOC100832564 gene encoding transcription factor BIM2 isoform X2, producing MELFQGEEPAHDFLSLRAGGGSSPFQHRLQSAQQGYGLGPHSLVKPAEPVKQSSSHGGDGAVSAAADLGEQVLPGGVGTFSIRQVPDARPREEAGMGRDASVAAVHQGSRMEIAHEARSGAMVRSAPPSTMWQDSGIDKRSRAARSSGSSADQEPSSPRSKHSATEQRRRTKINDRLDILRELLPNCDQKRDKASFLLEVHITSCELAQQSAGYSCKFSPHAIFCLQVIEYIRLLQEKCQKYESAIPEKDPTDSKSMAWDKVYCRSRWRNTQNISQGQGGGLSAATEDMNNEQHCSPKGITVAPTSLFTTQSVKETSTTASSSQNIIENNMPNNQLSWLSMSTMNQNSNASNSKLSKQETQSLRNDTQSLSSAYSQGLLHKLKEALQKSGVDPSQANISVEINMDKRARANAHIHDNSKANEGKEPMHITKRLRCD from the exons ATGGAGCTCTTCCAAG GGGAGGAGCCGGCCCATGATTTCCTCTCGCTCCGCGCAGGAGGAGGCTCGTCGCCGTTCCAGCACAGGCTGCAGTCCGCCCAACAAG GATATGGCTTGGGGCCGCACAGCCTCGTGAAGCCGGCTGAGCCAGTCAAGCAGTCTAGCAGccacggcggcgatggagcGGTCAGTGCGGCGGCAGATTTGGGGGAGCAAGTGTTGCCGGGCGGCGTTGGCACGTTCAGCATCAGGCAAGTGCCTGACGCCCGGCCGAGGGAAGAAGCTGGCATGGGCAGGGATGCATCTGTTGCTGCTGTCCATCAGGGCTCCAGAATGGAGATTGCACATGAAGCACGATCCGGAGCTATGGTTCGCAGTGCTCCTCCATCTACAATGTGGCAGGATTCTGGCATTGATAAGAGATCTAGAG CGGCGagaagcagcggcagcagcgccgACCAGGAGCCCAGCAGTCCGAGATCAAAGCATTCCGCTaccgagcagcggcggaggaccAAGATAAATGACAG GCTTGATATACTTCGGGAACTCCTGCCGAACTGCGATCAGAAGAGGGATAAAGCTTCTTTCCTTCTGGAGGTTCACATAACATCTTGTGAATTGGCACAGCAGTCAGCAGGTTATTCTTGCAAATTTTCACCTCATGCTATATTCTGTTTGCAGGTTATTGAATACATACGGCTCTTGCAAGAGAAATGCCAAAAATATGAGTCAGCCATTCCTGAAAAGGATCCCACGGATTCCAAATCCATGGCATGG GACAAAGTGTACTGCAGATCACGGTGGAGGAACACACAG AACATTAGtcaaggccaaggaggaggtTTATCAGCTGCCACAGAAGACATGAACAATGAGCAGCATTGCAGTCCCAAGGGCATTACAGTTGCACCCACTTCTCTCTTCACTACACAAAGTGTCAAAGAAACTAGTACAACAGCCAGTTCCTCCCAAAACATTATAG AGAACAACATGCCTAACAATCAGCTATCATGGCTGAGTATGTCAACCATGAACCAAAACAGTAATGCAAGCAACAGCAAGCTAAGCAAGCAGGAGACGCAGAGTCTCCGCAATGATACTCAGAGTCTTTCCAGTGCGTACTCACAAGG GTTGTTGCATAAACTGAAAGAAGCTCTACAGAAGTCAGGAGTAGACCCATCTCAAGCAAATATATCTGTGGAGATCAATATGGATAAACGGGCAAGAGCCAATGCTCATATACATGACAATTCAAAG GCTAATGAAGGCAAAGAACCAATGCACATAACCAAGAGGCTCCGGTGCGACTGA
- the LOC100832564 gene encoding transcription factor BIM2 isoform X1 — translation MELFQGEEPAHDFLSLRAGGGSSPFQHRLQSAQQAGYGLGPHSLVKPAEPVKQSSSHGGDGAVSAAADLGEQVLPGGVGTFSIRQVPDARPREEAGMGRDASVAAVHQGSRMEIAHEARSGAMVRSAPPSTMWQDSGIDKRSRAARSSGSSADQEPSSPRSKHSATEQRRRTKINDRLDILRELLPNCDQKRDKASFLLEVHITSCELAQQSAGYSCKFSPHAIFCLQVIEYIRLLQEKCQKYESAIPEKDPTDSKSMAWDKVYCRSRWRNTQNISQGQGGGLSAATEDMNNEQHCSPKGITVAPTSLFTTQSVKETSTTASSSQNIIENNMPNNQLSWLSMSTMNQNSNASNSKLSKQETQSLRNDTQSLSSAYSQGLLHKLKEALQKSGVDPSQANISVEINMDKRARANAHIHDNSKANEGKEPMHITKRLRCD, via the exons ATGGAGCTCTTCCAAG GGGAGGAGCCGGCCCATGATTTCCTCTCGCTCCGCGCAGGAGGAGGCTCGTCGCCGTTCCAGCACAGGCTGCAGTCCGCCCAACAAG CAGGATATGGCTTGGGGCCGCACAGCCTCGTGAAGCCGGCTGAGCCAGTCAAGCAGTCTAGCAGccacggcggcgatggagcGGTCAGTGCGGCGGCAGATTTGGGGGAGCAAGTGTTGCCGGGCGGCGTTGGCACGTTCAGCATCAGGCAAGTGCCTGACGCCCGGCCGAGGGAAGAAGCTGGCATGGGCAGGGATGCATCTGTTGCTGCTGTCCATCAGGGCTCCAGAATGGAGATTGCACATGAAGCACGATCCGGAGCTATGGTTCGCAGTGCTCCTCCATCTACAATGTGGCAGGATTCTGGCATTGATAAGAGATCTAGAG CGGCGagaagcagcggcagcagcgccgACCAGGAGCCCAGCAGTCCGAGATCAAAGCATTCCGCTaccgagcagcggcggaggaccAAGATAAATGACAG GCTTGATATACTTCGGGAACTCCTGCCGAACTGCGATCAGAAGAGGGATAAAGCTTCTTTCCTTCTGGAGGTTCACATAACATCTTGTGAATTGGCACAGCAGTCAGCAGGTTATTCTTGCAAATTTTCACCTCATGCTATATTCTGTTTGCAGGTTATTGAATACATACGGCTCTTGCAAGAGAAATGCCAAAAATATGAGTCAGCCATTCCTGAAAAGGATCCCACGGATTCCAAATCCATGGCATGG GACAAAGTGTACTGCAGATCACGGTGGAGGAACACACAG AACATTAGtcaaggccaaggaggaggtTTATCAGCTGCCACAGAAGACATGAACAATGAGCAGCATTGCAGTCCCAAGGGCATTACAGTTGCACCCACTTCTCTCTTCACTACACAAAGTGTCAAAGAAACTAGTACAACAGCCAGTTCCTCCCAAAACATTATAG AGAACAACATGCCTAACAATCAGCTATCATGGCTGAGTATGTCAACCATGAACCAAAACAGTAATGCAAGCAACAGCAAGCTAAGCAAGCAGGAGACGCAGAGTCTCCGCAATGATACTCAGAGTCTTTCCAGTGCGTACTCACAAGG GTTGTTGCATAAACTGAAAGAAGCTCTACAGAAGTCAGGAGTAGACCCATCTCAAGCAAATATATCTGTGGAGATCAATATGGATAAACGGGCAAGAGCCAATGCTCATATACATGACAATTCAAAG GCTAATGAAGGCAAAGAACCAATGCACATAACCAAGAGGCTCCGGTGCGACTGA
- the LOC100832564 gene encoding transcription factor BIM2 isoform X3 has translation MELFQGEEPAHDFLSLRAGGGSSPFQHRLQSAQQAGYGLGPHSLVKPAEPVKQSSSHGGDGAVSAAADLGEQVLPGGVGTFSIRQVPDARPREEAGMGRDASVAAVHQGSRMEIAHEARSGAMVRSAPPSTMWQDSGIDKRSRAARSSGSSADQEPSSPRSKHSATEQRRRTKINDRLDILRELLPNCDQKRDKASFLLEVIEYIRLLQEKCQKYESAIPEKDPTDSKSMAWDKVYCRSRWRNTQNISQGQGGGLSAATEDMNNEQHCSPKGITVAPTSLFTTQSVKETSTTASSSQNIIENNMPNNQLSWLSMSTMNQNSNASNSKLSKQETQSLRNDTQSLSSAYSQGLLHKLKEALQKSGVDPSQANISVEINMDKRARANAHIHDNSKANEGKEPMHITKRLRCD, from the exons ATGGAGCTCTTCCAAG GGGAGGAGCCGGCCCATGATTTCCTCTCGCTCCGCGCAGGAGGAGGCTCGTCGCCGTTCCAGCACAGGCTGCAGTCCGCCCAACAAG CAGGATATGGCTTGGGGCCGCACAGCCTCGTGAAGCCGGCTGAGCCAGTCAAGCAGTCTAGCAGccacggcggcgatggagcGGTCAGTGCGGCGGCAGATTTGGGGGAGCAAGTGTTGCCGGGCGGCGTTGGCACGTTCAGCATCAGGCAAGTGCCTGACGCCCGGCCGAGGGAAGAAGCTGGCATGGGCAGGGATGCATCTGTTGCTGCTGTCCATCAGGGCTCCAGAATGGAGATTGCACATGAAGCACGATCCGGAGCTATGGTTCGCAGTGCTCCTCCATCTACAATGTGGCAGGATTCTGGCATTGATAAGAGATCTAGAG CGGCGagaagcagcggcagcagcgccgACCAGGAGCCCAGCAGTCCGAGATCAAAGCATTCCGCTaccgagcagcggcggaggaccAAGATAAATGACAG GCTTGATATACTTCGGGAACTCCTGCCGAACTGCGATCAGAAGAGGGATAAAGCTTCTTTCCTTCTGGAG GTTATTGAATACATACGGCTCTTGCAAGAGAAATGCCAAAAATATGAGTCAGCCATTCCTGAAAAGGATCCCACGGATTCCAAATCCATGGCATGG GACAAAGTGTACTGCAGATCACGGTGGAGGAACACACAG AACATTAGtcaaggccaaggaggaggtTTATCAGCTGCCACAGAAGACATGAACAATGAGCAGCATTGCAGTCCCAAGGGCATTACAGTTGCACCCACTTCTCTCTTCACTACACAAAGTGTCAAAGAAACTAGTACAACAGCCAGTTCCTCCCAAAACATTATAG AGAACAACATGCCTAACAATCAGCTATCATGGCTGAGTATGTCAACCATGAACCAAAACAGTAATGCAAGCAACAGCAAGCTAAGCAAGCAGGAGACGCAGAGTCTCCGCAATGATACTCAGAGTCTTTCCAGTGCGTACTCACAAGG GTTGTTGCATAAACTGAAAGAAGCTCTACAGAAGTCAGGAGTAGACCCATCTCAAGCAAATATATCTGTGGAGATCAATATGGATAAACGGGCAAGAGCCAATGCTCATATACATGACAATTCAAAG GCTAATGAAGGCAAAGAACCAATGCACATAACCAAGAGGCTCCGGTGCGACTGA
- the LOC100827582 gene encoding protein TIC 20-v, chloroplastic, which translates to MASTVSLLLSSPRPLHRAAPSLLKSPAPRFPLLGATPTAGVGVTALRPRPRSLRLLAPPPRANNDNSDAVGAPDRLVAAVAYLYPFLDGAHHGRFLVAQFPFFNALLGPLAPAARLFHSSPLTPFLLFLTLYFAVVRNQQAFSRFVRFNAMQAVALDVLLIVPDLLAQSFAPSGAGIGLDIFQSLENTVFLFLLVCLVYGGGACMLGMTPRLPIVADAAERQVM; encoded by the coding sequence ATGGCGTCCACCGtctcgctcctcctctcctcccctcgcCCGCTCCACCGCGCAGCCCCGTCCCTCCTCAAGTCCCCCGCGCCACGCTTTCCCCTCCTCGGCGCGACCCCCACCGCCGGCGTGGGCGTGACCGcgctgcgcccgcgcccgcgctcgcTCCGTCTCCTCGCCCCGCCACCGCGCGCCAACAACGACAACAGCGACGCGGTGGGGGCGCCCGACCgcctggtggcggcggtcgccTACCTCTACCCGTTCCTCGACGGCGCGCACCACGGCCGCTTCCTCGTGGCCCAGTTCCCCTTCTTCAACGCCCTGCTCGGCCcgctcgcccccgccgcgcgcctctTCCACTCCTCGCCGCTcacgcccttcctcctcttcctcaccCTCTACTTCGCCGTCGTGCGCAACCAGCAGGCCTTCTCCCGCTTCGTCCGCTTCAACGCCATGCAGGCCGTTGCGCTCGACGTGCTGCTCATCGTCCCCGACCTCCTCGCACAGTCCTTCGCGCCCTCAGGCGCCGGGATCGGGCTGGACATCTTCCAGAGCTTGGAGAACaccgtcttcctcttcctgctcGTCTGCCTCGTCTACGGCGGGGGCGCGTGCATGCTCGGGATGACGCCACGGCTGCCCATAGTTGCAGATGCAGCCGAGCGCCAGGTGATGTAA
- the LOC100827276 gene encoding O-fucosyltransferase 34 isoform X1: protein MAMGLKAAAAGVGGGADKPLRFPSVAAVARSRMQLWMLRATTTVLLWTCLVQLTAVGETWGPRVLRGWPSCRMMAPEAAAAAARLAMPEPVAEKPALPPQRVYRNNGYLMVSCNGGLNQMRAAICDMVAIARYLNVTLIVPELDKTSFWNDPRCTCCFHITLLFPVPFYHVVMQITFCFAFSEFQDIFDVEHFITSLRGEVRILRELPPRMKQRVEMGMFHSMPPISWSHISYYHNQILPLIQKHKVLHLNRTDARLANNGLPLDIQKLRCQVNYASLKFTSQIEELGRRVIRILRKNGPFLVLHLRYEMDMLAFSGCTEGCTREESDELTRMRYAYPWWKEKVINSYVKRKDGLCPLTPEEIALVLRALGIDRSMQIYIAAGEIYGGKRRMSSLTSEYPNVVRKETLLEPSDLKFFQNHSSQMAALDYLVSLESDIFVPTYDGNMAKVVEGHRRIMGFKNTILLDRKLIVDLVDRYNSGSLPWDEFSKQIKSVHANRMGSASRRTVIPDKPKEEDYFYANPQECLRDPNLLRAW, encoded by the exons ATGGCAATGGGCCTtaaggcggcggccgcgggcgtcggcggcggggcggacAAGCCCCTCCGGTTCCCGTCGGTGGCCGCGGTGGCGCGGTCGCGCATGCAGCTGTGGATGCTGCGCGCCACCACGACGGTGTTGTTGTGGACCTGCCTCGTCCAGCTCACGGCCGTCGGGGAGACGTGGGGCCCGCGCGTCCTGAGGGGTTGGCCGTCGTGCCGGATGATGGCgccggaggccgccgccgccgccgcgcggctCGCGATGCCGGAGCCCGTCGCGGAGAAGCCCGCGTTGCCGCCGCAGA GAGTTTATAGGAACAATGGTTATTTGATGGTTTCGTGCAATGGTGGACTTAACCAAATGCGAGCAGCT ATATGTGATATGGTTGCCATTGCAAGATATTTGAATGTGACTCTAATAGTTCCCGAGTTGGATAAGACATCATTTTGGAATGACCCAAGGTGCACTTGTTGTTTCCATATAACTTTGCTTTTCCCAGTTCCTTTCTACCACGTAGTTATGCAAATAACCTTTTGCTTTGCCTTTAGTGAGTTTCAGGATATTTTTGATGTTGAACATTTTATTACTTCTCTAAGAGGTGAGGTTCGTATACTTAGAGAACTGCCACCAAGAATGAAGCAAAGAGTGGAAATGGGAATGTTTCACTCAATGCCACCTATTAGTTGGTCTCATATCTCCTATTACCATAATCAG ATACTTCCTTTGATTCAGAAGCACAAGGTTCTCCATCTGAATAGAACTGATGCTAGGCTTGCAAATAATGGTCTGCCCCTTGATATCCAGAAGTTGCGCTGCCAAGTTAATTACGCTTCACTGAAATTTACATCCCAAATTGAAGAGTTGGGCAGGCGAGTGATTAGAATTCTCCGCAAAAATGGCCCTTTTTTGGTTCTTCATTTACGATATGAAATGGACATGCTGGCCTTTTCTGGCTGTACTGAAGGTTGCACGCGTGAAGAGTCAGATGAGCTCACAAGAATGAG ATATGCATACCCATGGTGGAAAGAGAAAGTAATTAACTCTTATGTGAAAAGGAAAGATGGTCTTTGCCCTTTAACGCCAGAGGAGATTGCTCTTGTCCTCAGAGCATTGGGGATTGACCGAAGTATGCAAATATATATTGCGGCTGGAGAAATATATGGTGGAAAACGCAGAATGTCTTCTCTTACTTCAGAGTATCCCAACGTG GTGAGAAAGGAGACTCTCTTGGAACCATCTGATCTCAAGTTTTTTCAGAATCATTCATCACAGATGGCAGCACTGGATTACTTAGTTTCACTGGAAAGTGACATATTTGTCCCAACATATGATGGTAACATGGCTAAAGTTGTCGAGGGACACCGCAG GATCATGGGTTTCAAGAACACAATCTTATTGGACAGGAAACTTATTGTTGATTTAGTCGATAGGTATAATAGCGGTTCTTTGCCGTGGGATGAGTTCTCTAAACAAATCAAGTCTGTCCATGCAAACCGGATGGGTTCAGCTTCGAGAAGGACAGTGATTCCTGACAAACCCAAGGAAGAGGACTACTTCTATGCAAACCCTCAAGAGTGCTTGCGAGATCCCAATCTTCTACGGGCATGGTGA
- the LOC100827276 gene encoding O-fucosyltransferase 34 isoform X2: MAMGLKAAAAGVGGGADKPLRFPSVAAVARSRMQLWMLRATTTVLLWTCLVQLTAVGETWGPRVLRGWPSCRMMAPEAAAAAARLAMPEPVAEKPALPPQRVYRNNGYLMVSCNGGLNQMRAAICDMVAIARYLNVTLIVPELDKTSFWNDPSEFQDIFDVEHFITSLRGEVRILRELPPRMKQRVEMGMFHSMPPISWSHISYYHNQILPLIQKHKVLHLNRTDARLANNGLPLDIQKLRCQVNYASLKFTSQIEELGRRVIRILRKNGPFLVLHLRYEMDMLAFSGCTEGCTREESDELTRMRYAYPWWKEKVINSYVKRKDGLCPLTPEEIALVLRALGIDRSMQIYIAAGEIYGGKRRMSSLTSEYPNVVRKETLLEPSDLKFFQNHSSQMAALDYLVSLESDIFVPTYDGNMAKVVEGHRRIMGFKNTILLDRKLIVDLVDRYNSGSLPWDEFSKQIKSVHANRMGSASRRTVIPDKPKEEDYFYANPQECLRDPNLLRAW, translated from the exons ATGGCAATGGGCCTtaaggcggcggccgcgggcgtcggcggcggggcggacAAGCCCCTCCGGTTCCCGTCGGTGGCCGCGGTGGCGCGGTCGCGCATGCAGCTGTGGATGCTGCGCGCCACCACGACGGTGTTGTTGTGGACCTGCCTCGTCCAGCTCACGGCCGTCGGGGAGACGTGGGGCCCGCGCGTCCTGAGGGGTTGGCCGTCGTGCCGGATGATGGCgccggaggccgccgccgccgccgcgcggctCGCGATGCCGGAGCCCGTCGCGGAGAAGCCCGCGTTGCCGCCGCAGA GAGTTTATAGGAACAATGGTTATTTGATGGTTTCGTGCAATGGTGGACTTAACCAAATGCGAGCAGCT ATATGTGATATGGTTGCCATTGCAAGATATTTGAATGTGACTCTAATAGTTCCCGAGTTGGATAAGACATCATTTTGGAATGACCCAAG TGAGTTTCAGGATATTTTTGATGTTGAACATTTTATTACTTCTCTAAGAGGTGAGGTTCGTATACTTAGAGAACTGCCACCAAGAATGAAGCAAAGAGTGGAAATGGGAATGTTTCACTCAATGCCACCTATTAGTTGGTCTCATATCTCCTATTACCATAATCAG ATACTTCCTTTGATTCAGAAGCACAAGGTTCTCCATCTGAATAGAACTGATGCTAGGCTTGCAAATAATGGTCTGCCCCTTGATATCCAGAAGTTGCGCTGCCAAGTTAATTACGCTTCACTGAAATTTACATCCCAAATTGAAGAGTTGGGCAGGCGAGTGATTAGAATTCTCCGCAAAAATGGCCCTTTTTTGGTTCTTCATTTACGATATGAAATGGACATGCTGGCCTTTTCTGGCTGTACTGAAGGTTGCACGCGTGAAGAGTCAGATGAGCTCACAAGAATGAG ATATGCATACCCATGGTGGAAAGAGAAAGTAATTAACTCTTATGTGAAAAGGAAAGATGGTCTTTGCCCTTTAACGCCAGAGGAGATTGCTCTTGTCCTCAGAGCATTGGGGATTGACCGAAGTATGCAAATATATATTGCGGCTGGAGAAATATATGGTGGAAAACGCAGAATGTCTTCTCTTACTTCAGAGTATCCCAACGTG GTGAGAAAGGAGACTCTCTTGGAACCATCTGATCTCAAGTTTTTTCAGAATCATTCATCACAGATGGCAGCACTGGATTACTTAGTTTCACTGGAAAGTGACATATTTGTCCCAACATATGATGGTAACATGGCTAAAGTTGTCGAGGGACACCGCAG GATCATGGGTTTCAAGAACACAATCTTATTGGACAGGAAACTTATTGTTGATTTAGTCGATAGGTATAATAGCGGTTCTTTGCCGTGGGATGAGTTCTCTAAACAAATCAAGTCTGTCCATGCAAACCGGATGGGTTCAGCTTCGAGAAGGACAGTGATTCCTGACAAACCCAAGGAAGAGGACTACTTCTATGCAAACCCTCAAGAGTGCTTGCGAGATCCCAATCTTCTACGGGCATGGTGA